From Streptomyces sp. TLI_053, a single genomic window includes:
- a CDS encoding DUF2252 domain-containing protein, translating into MTQLTETVNGSGTTADVAGAGHGPGRRFTVEGFAPRQDGDARERGKALRTRTPRERHAEFPPVTDRPTAVQAIEASNEGRLAGLVPIRLGRMAATPFAFLRGSAGLMAADLAATPTSGTVAQLCGDAHAANFGLYGDARGRLVMDINDFDETVPGPWEWDLKRLAASLVLAGREIGADETTARRAAFDAAGAYRRTMRTLAKLPALDAWNAVADEQLVSFAQAHDLAELLEKVGAKALGNTSARFAAKSAVRSEDGAWRFTAAPPVLSEVTDATAAAVAGALGEYVGTVPSELHPLLSRYRVQDVAFRVVGTGSVGTRSYVVLLTDHREQPLVLQVKEARPSVLLPHLARAGHPVAGADVHEGRRVVRGQKRMQVVSDTLLGWTTVDGLPYQVRQFRNRKGSVDPAALLPAQLDDYARITGALLARAHAHTADPGVISGYCGKNEALDEAVATFAVAYADRTEADHADLLTAIRAGRLPAEHGV; encoded by the coding sequence GTGACTCAGCTGACCGAGACGGTGAACGGGTCCGGGACAACGGCGGACGTGGCGGGGGCCGGGCACGGACCCGGGCGACGGTTCACCGTCGAGGGCTTCGCCCCGCGCCAGGACGGCGACGCGCGCGAGCGCGGCAAGGCCCTGCGCACCCGAACCCCGCGCGAGCGGCACGCCGAGTTCCCGCCCGTCACCGACCGCCCGACCGCGGTCCAGGCGATCGAGGCCTCCAACGAGGGCCGGCTGGCCGGGCTGGTGCCGATCCGGCTGGGCCGGATGGCCGCCACCCCGTTCGCCTTCCTGCGCGGTTCGGCCGGGCTGATGGCCGCCGATCTCGCCGCCACACCGACCAGCGGCACCGTCGCCCAGCTCTGCGGCGACGCCCACGCGGCCAACTTCGGCCTCTACGGCGACGCTCGCGGCCGGCTCGTGATGGACATCAACGACTTCGACGAGACCGTCCCCGGCCCGTGGGAGTGGGACCTCAAGCGCCTCGCAGCGAGCCTGGTCCTGGCCGGCCGGGAGATAGGCGCCGACGAGACGACCGCCCGCCGGGCCGCCTTCGACGCGGCCGGCGCCTACCGCCGCACCATGCGCACCCTGGCCAAGCTCCCGGCGCTGGACGCCTGGAACGCCGTCGCCGACGAGCAGTTGGTCTCCTTCGCCCAGGCCCACGACCTGGCCGAGCTGCTGGAGAAGGTCGGCGCGAAGGCGCTCGGCAACACCAGCGCCCGGTTCGCCGCCAAGTCCGCCGTCCGCTCCGAGGACGGCGCCTGGCGCTTCACCGCGGCCCCGCCGGTGCTCAGCGAGGTGACGGACGCCACGGCCGCCGCCGTCGCCGGCGCGCTCGGCGAGTACGTGGGGACCGTGCCGAGCGAGCTGCACCCGCTGCTGTCCCGCTACCGGGTGCAGGACGTGGCGTTCCGGGTCGTCGGCACCGGCAGCGTCGGCACCCGCTCGTACGTCGTCCTGCTGACCGACCACCGCGAGCAGCCGCTGGTGCTCCAGGTGAAGGAGGCACGCCCGTCGGTGCTGCTGCCGCACCTGGCCCGGGCCGGCCACCCGGTGGCCGGGGCGGACGTCCACGAGGGCCGCCGGGTGGTCCGCGGGCAGAAGCGGATGCAGGTGGTCAGCGACACCCTGCTCGGCTGGACCACGGTCGACGGACTCCCCTACCAGGTACGTCAGTTCCGCAACCGCAAGGGCAGCGTGGACCCGGCCGCCCTGCTGCCCGCCCAGTTGGACGACTACGCCCGGATCACCGGCGCCCTGCTCGCCCGCGCCCACGCCCACACCGCCGACCCGGGGGTGATCAGCGGCTACTGCGGCAAGAACGAGGCCCTGGACGAGGCGGTGGCCACCTTCGCGGTCGCCTACGCCGACCGTACCGAGGCCGACCACGCCGACCTCCTCACCGCCATCCGGGCCGGACGCCTCCCGGCCGAGCACGGCGTCTGA